The DNA sequence ATTCCCAACCTTGATATCATGGCCCTTAATTGGAATTCAACGACACTCCAGAAATTGGGCCCTATCTCTTAATATGTGCTCAATTGCTCCTCAATCAACAGTCTATAAATGATAGGAGTGAATAACCATCATATGACTTGTTAcataaacaaaaatagaatagtTAGATTGTATCTTCTTTGGCTCAGTATAGTAACAAATAAGTGACATTTCTTTACATAGCTAAAATAATCTAACTTAGATTTGTTCTTCCTACAATTGCCTCTCTTGATGCGCTTTATTGGTTCTAACTCATTCTGCATATATCCAGTGGCTACCCCAATCTTGGTGATCTTGTGCTTGTGCCTTAATGCCTTGTGTGAGCCAAATTCAGTCATATAGGATGAATATTTGGGCTTGGTAGCCTCTAGGTGCTTGACCTCAAGTTTCAAGTGACGCAACACATCATCAAAGGTTTAGATGTTCTCACTATGCATCAAATTCTAGTTCATTCATGTTAAGCAGCATCTTAGAGCGATTTCATTCATGATCTGCAAACTCAAGGTAGCCAAAAACAATCTGACTAATGAGGAACAGGTCCAGGTAGTGATACACTCGCTACCCAATAGTTGGAAAACGATGAGCCAACATTTGACGCACAGTGAAAACATCAAAATCTTTCTTGATTTGTTGTGTCACTTGAAACTTAAGATTGAGTGCCTAGAGATTGCGAAGCCTAAATATTCATCCTATATAGCTGAGTCTAGCTCATGCAAAGCATTAATGCACAAACGCAAGATCACCAAGACTGGGGTAGCCACTAAACGTGTGCAAAATGAGTCAGGACCTTCTAGATTGTTTCAAttgtagaaaaaaaatgttgctACGCTTGTGACTGCACTGAACCGAAGAAGGTAAAATTTAACTATTATCTTTCTGTTTATGTAATAAGTCATGCAATAGTTGACAAGATGCTCACTCCTATCCTATGTGGAATATTGATTCAGGAGTGATTGAGCACATAGTAAGAGATAGGTCGAACTTGTGGAGTGTCGTCGAATTCCAGTTGGGAACCGTGGTATCAAGGTGAATGGAGACAACATAGAGGTGTTGGGAGTTAATACCTGCAAGTTAGATTTGTGAGGCAGTCGCTCTCTATTACTCCACAATATGTTATACGcatatgaaatatgaagaaactTACTTTCCGTAGTTACTTTAGTTAGACTTGGTTTTcgcattttattttaaaacaatggtGTTTCCATATTTTTAGACAATACTTTTTATATTGTGCTTTTCTTTCAGACGATTTTATGATAATTGATTTGGATTACTCAAATGTAAATGAATTTACTGTTTTTCTCACTACATCTGCTAATTTAGATTCGTATAAATGACATGCTAGACTTGGCCATATCAGGCAATATATGATGACTAGTTTAGGTAGAGAATGTCTGATAGGCAATCTTGCTAAAGTCACATTGTCCAcatatgaacattttttttatgggaaaagTAAAGAGAAAATCATTTGGAAAAGCAACAAGGAAATCTTCTCCATTGATATCAGTCTGCTCAGACATTTGTGGCCCAATGAGTGTAAGGAGAAGACACATGTATGTCtatttcatcacatttatagatgatttttcgcTACATGGTCATGTTTATTTGATCTCCCACAAGTCTAAAGCATTGGACTACTTCAGACAATTAGTAAGCTTGGTTGATAATCAATTAGACAATAGTACAAAGTCTTTAAGAACTGGCCGTGAACCTGAATATCTGTCTGAGTAGTTTAAAAACTTTCgtgatgaaaaattaatcaaatggcAGTTGACAGTGCCATATACGCCAGAACAAAATAGCGTGGCGGAAATGAGAAATTAGACACTGGTTGAGATGGTTAGGTTAATGATAGTgcaagcaaacctaccaatATTATATTGGGGGGTTACATCCTTAACTGAATGCCCTCCAAATCAGTATCGTCCATTCCGTATGAACTTTGGACTAGTGAGAAATCCAACTTGGCTAACTTGTGGTCGTGGGGTTCAACAAACTTCATTCACAATTCTTCtaataaaaatgagaagttgGGCCCTAAATGGAAGAATTGTATCTTTATAAGGCAACTAGACCACTTTAAGGGATATGTATTGATTAGTAAAAAACTTGATGGAACTATATTTGAAATTGAGTTACGAGATGTGACTTTCATCGATGATGAATTTTCAATTAAAGATGAGGTTGATAGGAATTTGGAACTCCAAGAATCGTGAATCAAGAGAAAGCCACTTCAAGCATCTTAGTTGAGAATGAGAGAATTCTTCAAGCTCCTAAGAACCTCTAAGTGGCAACATAGCACTTGTTGGTCATCCAAAATAGCCTCAACCACACAAGAGCTTATATGGAAATGTTCCTCGCCGtcgatttaaaattaaagagaaactCTCATGGTGAGTTTGCAAGATGATGATGAGCCTAGGACCAAAGAATCTCTCTCATCTTTTACTAAAAATGGGTGAATGAAAGCACTAAATGATGAAATTGAGTCTATACTAATCAAGTTTGGAGTCTGGTAGACCTACCGCACGAACGGAATAACATTGGAAAAAATGGGTTTTAAAGCTCAAACTCAAAGTGGACGAGTTAATAGAGAGGTATAATTCTCACCTTGTGGCGAAATGTTATAACCAGTCCCCCCCcttcccccaaaaaaaaaagtttagaatatatatattagttttttatgatttaataggatgATATTAATTCATCTTGCATCGGCCCttgtctaaaaaattatcttgacccctcttttataaaatgattttgttcttatagattaattagttataagcctaatttaaaacaaattaatttgagttaaaaatattataaataaatatatttcacataaaataaaatgatctaataatatgataacacgtttttactatagataaataataataataataataataataataataataataaaaaggtttGATAGTTTATAGCCTACAATTCTACAGACTCTAGCCTCTCCTTTCCATTTTCTAAAGCATTGCAAGTCTACATACTTACGCCATTGCAGTCTGCCATTGCAAGTCTCCATTTTCCAAAGCCTCTTTTTACTCTTTCCATCGTCCATTGCATTGATTGCAAGTCAGTGAAGTCCCAATTTGAAGTTCATACTAAGAATTATCTTACTCATTCCTTTCAGTTTTCATCCATTGCTGAGTGCTTCTCCGACGGAGACGCCTTGTCCTACTCTCCCACTCCCTCTCTAGTCTCCTTTAGGCTTCAAGGTATTCTTCTCTGTTGACTACTCTACTCCAACTCAATCTCGATTCAAAGTGTTTAAGTGATATATGATTTATGATTATATCCCTTATTTCTAACTTATGTTTCACTATTTTAAATCAACGCcatatttcatttttgtttatggTTCTATTTGGTTTTTGCACTCTTCGATAGTCTCTGTGTTCAAGTATATCGTATATTATACACGATTTGATTTTGGTTGATTTCTCATGTTTTACTTTTGATAAATTATGTGTACTGATTTAaattgcttgattttaaatttgattttaaattcaaGTTAATGAATGATgtctaaattaaaaactatcAACTCATTATTCTAAAGAAAAAAGTTGATATTTCAAAAAACTCTTCAAAAATCCCAAGGATTTAACCTGAGGAAAATCCTGATTTTAACTCTCCAATTTTGAAATCTGAAAAGATTCATTTTACATCGTCAACACTTTATTCTAAAGAGAttgatatattttctctaaaatgaGATTCAGGATTACATCCTCCTATGTGAGACTATTCTGTCAATCAACGTGATGAAATAAGAAGAGATTACTTGAAAATAGGTCATATCAAATACGTCTCtcaaaatatccatttttttattctgAAAAGCATCCTCGTCCCTTTCAAGCATCTTGGTTTGTACAATTTACATCTTGGCTAGAGTGTTCTTCATCAAAAGATATTGCATATTTTTACCttgttatctttttaaaatgaaagcATCTCAACGTTATAGATGAGATGTATTTATTGTCATAGGATTaagaaatttgaagaaaattaatgatggaaaatattgtgcattttttaatcatcttgGAGAGGATCATTTCTCTTCATAATAAAGCTCTGAAATCTTGTGAGGATTTATTAAAACAATCACAGTATATTGATAAAGTAATGATTGTACAAAGCTTCGGACAAATTCTCAACTAAAACATCTATTGATATTGTTCGATGGCTTGCATTTTAAGGATGTGTCTTTAGAGGTCATGATGAGACCCTTGAGTCAAAAAATCGAGATAATTTCTTTGAGATGATTAAACTCTTGACTTCGTATAATGACAAGGTTTGAATGTTTGTTCTGAAAAATGCTCCTAAATCTTCAAAGTATACTTCAACGAAAATTCAAAAAGAGATTTTGGAAGTTCTTGCAAAGAAAGTacgaaataaaatttatgaagatgttgaaaattcaaaattttgtatcATTGTTGATGAGGCACGAGATGAGTCTAAGAGGGAGCAAATGACTATAATCTTAAGATTTGTTGATAATTATGGTTTTATTctagaatgatttttttatcttgTACATATTAAAGATATATCGGTATTGACTctaaagaatgaaatatttgcatTTCTCATAATTGTcttgatattcaaaatattcGTGGATAAGGATACAATGGTGCTAGTTGTTCTTCCCTAATGTTAGTTATCCAAAACATTTGGGAATAAGTCGAGAAAGGCCTAATTTTTAGTACTCAGATCAACCTAATTTAGTTAAGTACTCAAAATTATATGCCAAATGACTCACTTACATTAGTTTTATGCAGGAAAATAAAATTGGGTAGTTCATTATCTGATAAGCCTTCTCGTGACTTTGATTTTTCTGAAAAGAAGGTACctctttttttgtatttcttccCTTGTGTTTTGCTTGCACCATTGAATGGGACCAAACTAACTTggatgaaattttgaaattttcgaAGAAGCAGTAGCCATGTCTTTCTCTGTGCCAGACTTGTGCTTGCTTTTATGACAGCATAGAGTACCGTTATGTTGCATTCACATGGTACAAAAGCGAGACTATGAAAAGTTAAGTTTAtcggaaaaaaatataaatctcatataaatctttataaaaaaataaatttcactttaaaaaaatataaaaaaattattatttattaatagaattcattattttataaaaaaattatatgaaacttgtctatttagaacttgtatctagtattatttttcaaatatatattttaatctatttatattttaatatattttaataatatttacaaaatattattattcatagataaatacaaatcatttaaaattaccTCAAcataatctaaataaaaaaaaacctgatTGGTATGCCTGCCTCGTTAAAAAAGTGAgacctaaataaataaattttgtatttttataatggatcttatatttttaaaaaataaaaaaaataaaaaaaaataaaagaagaagctCGTCACGAACTTTATatactttaaatttatattaagcaTTACATTTCCTAGAAATGTTACGGTATCAGCTTGTAAGAATATTTCTGGCCAACAAGTTtgaggctacgtttgggtagtaaaTTCTTCTCAATACTCTTTAAGTattattgtatttataaaaatattttacatgtcaaacaatttaaaatactctcaatgagatttacaaactcacttcaatttctactcataactattcacaaacattctataatatttatcactattatatataaataaaaaataaaatcactataatatttatcacaattatatataaataaaaaataatttcactataatatttatttatattatatataaataaaaaaataaaatcactataatatttatcactattatatataaataaaaaataaaatcacaataatatttatcactattatatataaataaaatcattattaaaaaaaatcaatcattgatgggatccacatattttttcaattatctatccaaaagtcaacaactcaacatatttcatacatccaagcaactcaaaatactttcaatgggatccacaaatctacttcaatctctactcataactattcacaaacattctcaacacttttcagatattttcactatccaaacatagtCTGAATGTTTGCTTTCTGTCAAGATTGCACTTTAGGATGAAATATTAAGATGAGGATTTTGTAAACGGTGGGTTCGGGATTATCAGTTAGAGAAGCCATTTCTAGTTATCTATATATAAGGTTTGGGACTTGGTAAGCATTAACATTGGATTGActatcttattctttaaattttaattaatatgtaacttttttacctttagctaatcattcaaaacttaaagtctatattgaattagtcatcacactctctataataataaaatattattattttttattatttatattttattattaatttttattttattttcataatttttaataacatctaacaaatcatatttatttttattttcacaatctaacaatctataatataataatctcatatatatatagatggtaaaatctcatatgaataaaaatctcatatatataatataataatcttaaaatatacttttaaacttgctatagttcttttcatatttgaaaagaacaaTAGATTTACTATAgcatagtttggatgaaaacaatttagttaattcaatgtggagtaaatgtagatgatatttactaaatttaaagataaaaaattatttgactaatccaatactaatgctcatAAATTTTACTAATTACACCCCCATTTACTTTTAGAATAATGTTacgttttattttgtttttttattttgatagttcatatatttaaattttttatatattttttaatttattgattaaagaaatgattattagtatattaatatatttttatattttttaaaaatattaaaaaacttaaaaaagaattaaaaaaataagaaaattttatctaaaaacaAGCCCAACAGTCCATACTGGATGACAGCTTAGCAGCAGTCTTACTTTTATCCTGCTATTGATatggtataatactataatctattgacttttaaaatttttcttttaaaaatataaaagatgaaCGAAGAGCGAAGAAAAACGCCACATTTCAAAGTTGGATAGTAATGCCacgtgttttgttttttctaccTAACATTCAATTTGAAGTcaatcatgaataattttttcttttatttttttaaataaaaagacataTGAATAATCACGTTAGTCTACgaaaaatctggaaattaaaaatatatatattttttattgagggTTGTCAAATTAAATTCTCCCTATCGCAGATCTGTTTTTCAAATGCTTGTTGCCTAGACGTCTCAGATATTTTGACGTGTGACGTATGACAATAATAGAAGGCAGGGTCGGGTCAGGTCAGGTCAGGTCAGGTCTTCCCCCAAACAAAAGGACGCCCTTCCATAAAAGTTCTTTATACATGCGTTGTCAATACAATTAAAGTTGTCactttttcttgaattttgtcacttttttcttttttctcaattcGGAAAATAAATCTCAATTGGTCTCTCCTCGTTAACTGAGACAtgatacacaaaaaaaattagttatctAACACATGATCTTAATGCTTGGATTTTAAATGATCCttaaattatcaaaagagtactgttaatttacttttatttatttatttatttggtgaaTATACATCTAGCAGCTCCAGAAAACTATCATGAATCAAGGTGGGACCCAGGAACAATTTGTGGtcattttttcctattttacttgttcaaattctcaaattaaaaaaaaaaaagaaagagaaaaaaaagtagaatatatagtagtaaatttattattcgAAGAAAATATTCAAACGCCATAAAATTTACAGGGTGGCTGAACAGAGTAAGGAGTCATCAAGTGAGTCCCCTCTAACAAACAAGACACGAAAgaatttaacttatttgttgGTTCCAGATCATTCTCAAGCTCAAGTGACAAGTGTAGCTCGATCAAGAGGGCCAGAAGTAGTTCATGTAAAGAATCTCCACCCACCAACATgcatgaactatatatatataattatatatatatatatatcacagaCTCCATTCAAACTCAGCCGATTCTATCAgagcttttttcttttagagaaaCCTCGATCGTGAGCTGCACTCAGGAGGAAGACCCTGCGGGAAGCGTTTTAAATCAGTGCAGTAGTTGTAAATCATGAAGTATTTCTGCACCCATCTCAGTCTTCTTCGGCCTGGGGCATCAAGCTCGTTCGTCTGCCATCCAGAATCCGATTGAGAGCTTGTACTCTTGAATGCTGTAACCTTAAAGTTCCGGTAGTAAGCTGTAAAGGGAGCCTTCGTCCAGTCAGTCTTCACCAATCCCCCTCTCGTGGCCCAGTCGTCTGCGTTCCAAAGGCTAGAGTAAATCTTCATGGGTTGGCTCTTTGGGAAAGGAACGCCAATCGATTCTGCATTCTTGAATACTCTCAATGGAGTGTTATCGACCAAGAAGctgaaaagagaataaaaaatatgttgagaattgtttcatttcatataaagttttgaaaaatatggtACGTCATTCATGGAATCCATTTCCCTCATGTGTATGTTGCAGCATGCAGTGCTGTGCAACTTCGAACATAAAGAAGCAAGAAAATGGTAGGTAGGAAAGTGCATGCAGGGATGTTTATATTCTTACATTATATGTTGGGGTTTCCATATAATGGAGTAAGTGTGAAAGTTTCTGGTGGGGTCGAACCAGAGATGGAACTGCTGCTCCCTGTTTCCCTTGCCTTGAGTGAATACATTGGTGTGCACAATATAAGGGTCACCACTAAGATTTCCCAAGAATTCAAAGTCGATTTCATCATGAGTTGGCCCCTGAGAAGACAACtgcaatagaaaaaaaaagggttaacAGTCGTTTACATATATGTGACTATAAATAGATCAGAAAAGTCTGCTTTAAAGTTTTGAGGGTGTTTTTGGAAAGCATGTCATGAAAATGACTTTTCATGGTATAATATCTATGCATTAGAGACACCTTTATGGATCATCATCTAGTGTATTTCTTTTGATCTTTAAGAAAAATTGGCAAGGCTCCAATATTTCATCGAGTTAGAAACATCAAAGAATTGACTAAAGTACCCTCTATGttttgagagaaaaagaagcaagtaaaaaatattgttaacaCGATATCAGTTGATTGGAGATGGGTAACCACAGGTCCACCTCATGTAAACCAGTATTTGTTGCATCAGCAGAAAtgaaatatatcatttaatCATATAAGCGTAGCAGTTAAAATCAAACCTCAACAATCTCATGATGCCACTTGTTACTTTACTAATATCACATGTTTCATTTGGTTCCTGGCATGCAATAGTCATGATCTAATGGCATACATACATGTGTGTGTTTGTGCTTGtatgatgagtagaaaatgGTGAAAAAGTGAAGAAGAAAGTTTTAAGACATACATAGTATGCAGTAACAGTGCCAGCAGAGTTGCCGGCAACAAGTTTGAGCTGCATATCAATCCTCCCAAAGTGGTATTCATTCTTAGAGCGGAAGCCAGAGCCAGAGACCCTgtctagagagagagacagaagcTGTCCTCCCTTGAATACCTTGGCACGGTTATCTCCCCATGTTAAATCAAAGTCTTGGTAGAAGTTACCAGCAGAGGCAACTACTAAAGAACTGATCATGACCACCACCAGACCAACCAATACACACCCAGAAAACCCAATACTAGAAGAAGCcatttttagagagagagagagagagctgtgaATGTTATGAGCGAAGGGTACTCTTGAGGGAGAAGGTATATATAGGAAGGAGGAAATGGTTGTAGAGATAAAGAAGGGAGGGATTATTACTAATGAGGTTATGGAGAAGGGTGGGGGACGCGTGAGCAATAACTGGAAGAGCCAAAGCTGGTGCCAGCTGAGCATTCTATACTCTTATGAAGCTGGAAGCTAATTTTGTTTGGGCATCCGACGATCCGTCGGCTTttgggtttcatttttttaaaatgtatttttctttgGTGATCAGGATGCTTTTACAATCATTCTGTTCCCAGGACGATGGGTAGGACCCCCCCTCTTTGCTATGATTTAAAAAGAGGTGGTGGATGACAACGGGTGTGGTATGGAGAATAAAGTCTTGCAAGTTTCCTTGGGACCACCAATCATGTATTGGAACTTCTCAATTTATCCACCCAAAATATCTATGCAagtttcatttattaattaatatacaaaattgtgaaatcataattattttttttataattataatgaatttttcAGTAAGTAATGTGTTAATTAATAGATCGATTTGTAATTAGTGTAACTCTttattaaatagtaaaataatatctttattactttatatgatttaaaaaaaaagatttgtatattttattaaaaaatgataattgtaaTCATAAAGGTGTAAGTGTcgcgtaatttttttaaaaagaataaataaatataattatataatatataaacactatacaattatatatagtattactcattacttattctttaattttgagcACAGGGTTTTGGATCATCAAgtggatatatttatatatatatatatgattaatttggAAGTAAGAGAGAGTCACAAGGCAATTAACCAATGTCCTGTAATTGAAGAGTTAAAGATATATACCAAACATTTTGGCTGTTGCAATAGGCATAGTTTGTTTTCGAAGAGGACAGAGTCCTACATAATCTAGCTACGATGACTTTACCGACAGATGTCTGCAAAAGGCCAAAAccttatcacttttttttttttctccctgcTCGTGAAAGTGGATTAGAACAAATTCACTAACacgggatatatatatatatatatatatatatatatatatatataaaaaataatttgtatagttTTAATGTAGGACCCTGCTAGCTACTATGCCGCCGGTCGTGCCGactaatattgtaaattatattgttttattatttttttttcatatttttaaaaaataaaaaaatacattaagtATTCTCAACACTCTTCAAGTATTcttgtacttataaaaatatttcatatgcaAAACAACTTAAAGtactctcaatgagacctaTAAACCtatttcaatctctactcataactattcacaaacattctataatatttatcactattatatataaaataaaataaaatcactataatatttatcactattatatataaataaaaaataaaatcactataatatttatcactattatatataaataaaatcattattaaaaaaaatcaattattgataggacccacacatttttcaattatctattcaaaagtcaacaactcaatatacttcatacatccaaataactcaaaatacttttaatgggatccacaaacccacttcaatctttactcataactattcacaaatattttcaatactttttaagtattctcactatccaaatataacctaatagtcattttatcaactattaaataaaataactaaataaatacatgattgatcaaaatgagaggacaaGACTATAGgacatattatcattttcttttaattaggATATATAAATTCCGTGCACTCTCggatgtgaaaaaaataaattatttttacattatgaacctcaatttttttaaaaagaatacacgGTCCTTAAGATATATTTACCATTACtcacacatttatatatatatatatatatatatatatgacacatAATGAGATATTGGATTTTATGACACCAAAATCAAGATGCACTCTTTGTGAGTGATCAGGCCGAAATGCAATCTATAGGAAAagatattactatttattttccttaaacTCCAGAGctatttttgaagaaatttgtagAATATTAGGCATGGAAAATCTAAAGTGGACCCATCTAGTGGGGGCTTTGAACTCTCGCCACAATATTCTAGAATTTATATTACATATTCAACGTACGTATGTTCAGCTAATTCGTCATTCCATTTCCTGTAAATACGAGTTCAGTCTCTCCGATCCcgcaaaaaattatattgttggTTATCCATTCGAAAGTCTCCCCCCATATATAACCCGTGATACTTCTGGAGATCATGTCTTCGATCGTGAATTTCAATGCACATATATATGAGACATTGAGACCCATCCACGTCTTTCAGCTAAAAATCTCGTGCCCCAGCTGGTCCAGATCACTGCCAACAAGCAGTACCACACGTACACGTACTTGtcaacatatacatatatatataaatatatatacatataggaTTTTACCAAGAGATATATGGAGACGTGCTCATCACACTGAACTAATTAGCTGGCTGACATCGATCATGAGTATCTTTCATGTTCAGGAATAATGATCATGTTTTGCTTAAATTTGCAGTTTTAGTTTTGAAGATCAGAAGAAGAAACATCTCTCCATTTCGGGGGAATCTtcctaatatatttttaagatgtCAAATTAATGAGAAACGTACATACCCGCAGtcttaagaaaaaagaaaattaactaaTAAAACATATGGATCGGAGATTCTCTTCTCccaaccaaatatatatatatatatatatatatatatgtattcatatatatatagcctccTCAAGCACCTTAGTGGAGATCTAGTGACTTTCCATTATGCCACGGCCATTTTCTTAGCAGAGTCTTAATTAATTAGGCTCTTTCCTAATTAGAATATTGATTGATCTTGGCCTTATGCTAAACAATTACAGTACTGAAAAATGCAGGGGCAGAACTACTAAGGACAAGTTTggaggatgagatgagaattttgtattttgttttggtgtttaaaatattatgttttaatattattattgtattggaatttgaaaaagttgaattgggatttgaaaaaattgaattatttattatattttgtatgggtatttgaaaaaggtgtaatgatgagatgagatgagatgagaattttgtgtctcatcccactccCAAACCTGCCTAAGATGcttgattttcatcaaatttttaaaaatcgataaaaattaagttttgaaaggtatttttataaagtaactATATAAAAAGTAGTATTAATATTTGGctccccaattttattttttttttaacttggccCCCCAAAACCAGATTTTCTGGTTCCGCTCCCGTACAGCTGGATGAGATTAATTTTCCTCAAGATTACATGAGTATAATTtgattagctatatatatttaatggcTCTTAGTCTTCACAAATCACAGGAACCATCAAAAGTGAAGcttagaatatcaaataataatcTGTGCTTTATTCGATCTCAGTTTCCATGATGACTTTCTCACTCTCTTCATTGGTTCTCAAGGAAGAGATGCCCAAAAGAGAAAGTGGGAAGAGGTATATACCGcaacattaataataatggttGGGATAATAATTGTAGTAACAGCTAGCAATTCCACCACTTGATAAACAAAAGCAAAACCCTATATAATACCCAATCGGTGGTATTGAAAATTCTCACGAGGCAAAGTACTACTACTCGACCctcatgaaaaatatataaattgttccTCACGTAATGGGGCTGTGCgttttaaactttaaacatGCATGATGATCACCACTAAGTAGTACTATTCGGTAGTACTGCTAATTACAAAGCTGTATTCA is a window from the Juglans regia cultivar Chandler chromosome 7, Walnut 2.0, whole genome shotgun sequence genome containing:
- the LOC108996680 gene encoding xyloglucan endotransglucosylase/hydrolase 2-like, whose amino-acid sequence is MLSWHQLWLFQLLLTRPPPFSITSLVIIPPFFISTTISSFLYIPSPSRVPFAHNIHSSLSLSLKMASSSIGFSGCVLVGLVVVMISSLVVASAGNFYQDFDLTWGDNRAKVFKGGQLLSLSLDRVSGSGFRSKNEYHFGRIDMQLKLVAGNSAGTVTAYYLSSQGPTHDEIDFEFLGNLSGDPYIVHTNVFTQGKGNREQQFHLWFDPTRNFHTYSIIWKPQHIIFLVDNTPLRVFKNAESIGVPFPKSQPMKIYSSLWNADDWATRGGLVKTDWTKAPFTAYYRNFKVTAFKSTSSQSDSGWQTNELDAPGRRRLRWVQKYFMIYNYCTDLKRFPQGLPPECSSRSRFL